From Triticum aestivum cultivar Chinese Spring chromosome 7B, IWGSC CS RefSeq v2.1, whole genome shotgun sequence:
CGCAGTTCAGAGGATCGAGCACACCCCTGATCTCCGGTCAGTTACTACAATCCTCTAAGGTTTCCTAGTAGCTGCGTGCTTGATCAGATTCACCACTCAAGACGGATGTGCTGCTTGCTTGATCAGATTCTTCGACAAGGCCGCCGTTGTCGTGCCTTCGGGCAAGGAGGTGGAGACGGCAGCCGCGTCGACACCGCACAGCCCGTGGAGACTCTGCATTGTGACGCAGGTTGAGGAGACCAAGATTCTCGTGCGGATGCTTCCGCTCTGGGCGACCGTCGTGTTCTTCTATGCCGTGTTAGCGCAGGTCTCGTCGACGTTCGTCGAGCAAGGCATGGCGATGGACGCCAAAGTCGGCTCCGTACGCGTCCCGCCCGCGTCCATGTCCACCTTTGAAGTGCTCACCATCATCGCCCTGGTCCCGCTCTACGACCGGGCATTCGTTCCTGCGGCCAGGAGGCTCACCGGGAGGGAGAAGGGCATCTCGGGGCTTCAGAGGATCGGTGCCGGCCTCGCCATGCCCGTGCTCGCCATGGCCGCAGCGGCGCTTCTCGAGACGGCACGCCTCCGCGCGGCAAAGGCGTCGCCGCTGGCGCCGAATTCGACCAGCGTGCTGTGGCAGGCGCCCCAGTACGTGCTGATGGGCATGGGCCAGGTGCTCACTACCATCGGGCAGCTCGACTTCTTCTACAGCCAGGCGCCGGCCGCGATGAAGACCGTGTGCACGGCGCTCGGGTTCCTCGCGATAGCGGCCGGCGACTACCTGAGCTCCTTCCTACTGACGGTCGTGCAGTGGGCCACGTCGACGGGCGGCGCGCCGGGCTGGATCCCCGACAACCTGAACGAGGGTCACTTGGATCGCTTCTTCTGGATGATGGCCGGACTGGGCTGCCTGAATCTGATGGTTTTTGTGAGCTGCGCCGCGAGGTACAAGGAAAAGAATCCAATAAGACCATGTTGACAACAATCTGAAAGCACCATAGTATACATTTTGCAGTTAATTTAGTTTGCACTGatgtagtgtagtgtcaaaaagtgttttacattatgggatggagggagtacgtgtTTCTGTACTTTACCCTCCTGAGCcggaaaaagtccaaaacaaaccttcAACTTATGGAAGAAGCTAAATCGATTATTTTAAATTTTCgtaatgaaaatatttttttttacAAACCCACTTGTCCTCTACCAGACAACGACAACTCATCAAGTAACTAACGGCTGTGCTAATTTTCGTGCCGAAACGTTAGACACCCATGATTATAAGGAGGGAATATTAGAAGTGACAAAAATTGAAAGCGGCCACAAAAAATGAGCTTAACAATATTTGAACTCAAGACGTCACACTCGCAGAGGCCCCACCTATCCAATCAGCCTGAAGGCTACTAACGATTATGTTTAGCGGGTACAGTAATATAAGAACAGAAATGAGCGGTTTATGAAAACCTTTTTGAAAAAAGTTCCAAACATTTCTTTAAAAAACTGTAAAAAAATTTGAAATACCGAATATATTTTTTAAAGCGAATAATTTACGAAATTccaaaatatttttttcaaaaatatgacACAGTAACATTTTGCCGAATGCACATTTTACATTTGCTTAATGAAAATAAACATTTTACAAAAGTGTacaaacatttaaaaaaattcttCATATTTTAAAATCTGTTCCCATTTTTTCCAAAAATGTTTGTCTCGAATAGTGTAACTCAAAATCGGTTGTGTTCTCCAAAAATGTCCGTTTTTTAAAAAGTATTCCGGATTTTAAAAAGTGTTCGTACTTAAAAAAAATCAGAGATCTAAAAATCCCAAAACCTAAAAAGTGCATACGCACTATCTGGAAAGAACGAGCGGCCGAACGAGAGCCACTCGATCTCGTTTCGATCGACGACGCGCGGTGTCCAGGTGTTCCCTGGTCGGGTGATGGAGCCGCGCCGCTCGGACCACGCGTGGATCGTCGCCTGGTCCGATCGAGCCGCGCCGCGTGAGATAAACTTCCTGACGGACCCACACGTCATAGAGGATTAGGCAGTTCCCCAGCGCGATAGCCGTCGTAGTGGGCGGCGGTTTCGAATTTCATGCCATTACCCGGTCCACCCCGCACCTATCGCCGCgcattcctcctctttcccccttgctTTCGCCGCTGGTTGGTGCTCGGAGGCGGTTCCAAATCCGCCGCTGGTTGTGGTCGACGGCGGGGCGCGCCGCGAGGGTCGTCGTCCGCGGCGGCACAGGTACTGCTCCTACCGCGCGTTCCCCGTTCTTCGTCCCTGCTTGTTTCTCCACTCGCCCGCCCTCCTTTTTTCCGATGAGGTCGCACGTTTTCCGGTGAGGTCGCGGTCGTTGTCAGGGAGGTCGAGGTAGAGGTCGAACTCGAGGTCGTGGTCGGGGTTAGGGAGGTCGAACTCATTTTCCGGCGAGGTTGAGGTCATCCCCGCGGACTACTTCGTTTGGGAAACCGCCGGATTGGCAGGGGCGGGCTAGGGTCGTGCTCATCCCGTCGTTTTTTGCGTTTCAATAGGGGGAGAGCTCGTGCATATACGTATGGGATGAGTGGTTCAGGGAGGATGAGTGGTTCGTGGCGATAGAGCCTCGTTTGTGGATTGTAGCCTCGCGGTGGATCTGGTGTTTTTGATGAGTGTCCCCCCCCCCTGCGGTGTGCAACTGTGTTGCTCCTTGCGTGCAAATTAGGAGCAGTAGTAGACAATTTTTGAGACAATATAGCCAATGTGTCATCCTTGTGGTGGTTATCCTGGGTCATGTGTGTTTTTCCCTGTTGTATGCAATTACAGACCATTACTTGTGCAAATCAGTACCTATGCTTACCAATTTCCCAATATTAACTATCCAAGCTGCCATCCTTTATGATTGATCTGGTGGTTCGTGTGTTTTTCCGGTGCTGTGTGCAACTAGGAACCCTTGTTTGTGCAATTTAGCACCAATGCTTGCCATTTTTTGCAATATAGTGTACCCAATCTGTCAGTCTTGTGGTGGATGTGGTGGTCCACGTGTTTTTATTATGCTGTGTGCAAATAGATATCATCACTTGTGCAAATTAGTACCAATGGTTGACAATTTTCCAATATAGTCTACTGATTTTTCTGCCAGCCTTTGTGCTGGATCTGGTCGTTCATGTGTGTTTCCCCTGCTGTGTGCAACCAGGCACCCTTGTTTGTGCAATTTAGCACCAATGCTTGCCAGTTTTCCAATATGGTCTACCCAATCTGTCAGTCTTGTTGTCTATGTGGTTGTTCATGTGTGTTTTCCCTGCTGTGTGCAACCAGGGACCATTATTTGTGCAAATTAGTTCCAATGCCTGCCAATTTTCCAATATAGTATATTCTTGTTGCACAAGTTCTGTTTTTCCCAGTTGCACAAGCTATGATAATGAGCTTGTTGCCTTTAGTTAATTATTTTCTGCCTAGTTATTACTTTGCCACAGTTAAACTTTAGTtgatttatatgatttgtcctagtCCTTCTTCAAGTTCTATGTCGAGTTCATGTTGTTGTTTGTTAGATGTGCGCATTCTGTGTGCAATGCAATGGCTGATTGAACTTGTTGTATATGTTTGTAGTTGCACAAAATTCTCCCCAGTTGGCTGCATCCATATAGTAGTtggttgtgttggaaatatgccctagaggcaataataaaagcattattattatatttcctcgttcatgataattgtcttttattcatgctataattgtattatccggaaattgtaatacatgtgtgaatacatagaccacaatacgttcctggtgagcctctagttgactagcacgTTGGTCAATAgacagtcatggtttcctgactatggacattggatgtcattgacaacgggatcacatcattaggagaatgatgtgatggacaagacccaatcctaagcatagcacaagatcgtgtagttcgttttgctagagttttttcaatgtcaagtatctcttccttagaccatgagatcgtgtaactcccggataccgtaggagtgctttgggtgtaccaaacgtcacaatgtaactgggtgactataaaggtacactacaggtatctccgaaagtgtctattgggttgacacagatcgagactgggatttgtcactccgtatgacagagaggtatctctgggcccactcggtaatgcatcatcataatgagctcagagtgaccaagtgcttggtcacgggatcatgcattacggtacgagtaaagtgacttgcaggtaacgagactgaacgaggtattgggatacagacgatcgagtctcgggcatgtaacgtaccgattgacaaagggaatagtatacggggttgcttgaatcctcgacatcgtggttcatccgatgacatcatcgaggagcatgtgggagccaacatgggtatccagatcccgctgttggttattgacctgagagccatctcggtcatgtctgcatgtctcccgaacccgtagggtctacacacttaaggttcggtgacgctagggttattaggaagacttgtatgtgaataccgaatgttgttcggagtcccgaatgagatcccgaacgtcacgaggagttccagaagggtccgaaggtaaagatttatatatgggaagttgtcaaagggacaccggaaagtttcgggggcatatcggtattgtaccggggccaccggaagggttccgggggtccaccgggaggggccacccctcccggggggggcacatgggctgcgtggggcaggagccagcccctggagggctgggcgcccccctgggcccatgcgcctagggtggggggggggaaccctagagggggcgcccccctttgcttggggggcaagtcccccctccctggccgccgccccccctctagatcccatctagaggggccagcccccctttccccttcccctatatatagaggggtgaggggagggctgcatacacaagccaaggtgcagcccctcccctccccaacacctctccttctccgtcacgagcttggcgaagccctgttggagtgctgcttctccaccaacaccacgccgtcgtgctgccggtggagctatcttcctcaacctctccttcctccttgctgcataaagacggaggagacgtcacccataccatacgtgtgttgaacgcggaggtgctgtccgttcagcacttggtcattggtgatctgaatcacgtcgagtatgactccgtcatcaccgctccctcgaacgcttccgtacacgatctacaagtggtatgtagatgcaaactcactcccttgactcgttgcttagatgaactcatagatggatcttggtgaaaccgtaggaaaaattttaattttctgcaacgttccccaatagtggcatcatgagctaggtctatgcgtagttctctattgcacgagtagaacacaattttgttgtgggcgtagatcttgtcaacttgcttgccgctactagtcttatcttgcttcagcggtattgtgggatgaagcggcccggaccaaccttacacgtatgcttacgtgagaccggttccaccgactaacatgcactagttgcataaggtggctggcgggtgtctgtctctcccactttagttggagcggattcgatgaaaagggtccttatgaagggtaaatagaagttgacaaaatcacgttgtggttattcataggtaagaaaacgttctt
This genomic window contains:
- the LOC123161591 gene encoding protein NRT1/ PTR FAMILY 8.3 isoform X2; amino-acid sequence: MARMPRSPRYRLLLLPGLPWHLLQPRHVPHDRPGPDQRRRLEVRLHLEGHLLPHSSRRRRRRRLLLGKGMLMAALSAYLPLLVKNGASFTGLTSSNIVSAQEFILFLGLYMVAFGLGGLRPCLMSFGADQFDDGDPSERVTKGSFFNWYVFNMYCASLVSSTGIVWVQDRYGWALGLTIPAAVLAVGLSCLVVGSRTCRFHRPGGSALTRVCQVVVAAVRNFGVEPPSDSSLLYDPREEDLAVQRIEHTPDLRFFDKAAVVVPSGKEVETAAASTPHSPWRLCIVTQVEETKILVRMLPLWATVVFFYAVLAQVSSTFVEQGMAMDAKVGSVRVPPASMSTFEVLTIIALVPLYDRAFVPAARRLTGREKGISGLQRIGAGLAMPVLAMAAAALLETARLRAAKASPLAPNSTSVLWQAPQYVLMGMGQVLTTIGQLDFFYSQAPAAMKTVCTALGFLAIAAGDYLSSFLLTVVQWATSTGGAPGWIPDNLNEGHLDRFFWMMAGLGCLNLMVFVSCAARYKEKNPIRPC
- the LOC123161591 gene encoding protein NRT1/ PTR FAMILY 8.3 isoform X3, coding for MVVSCSVGVAGMLMAALSAYLPLLVKNGASFTGLTSSNIVSAQEFILFLGLYMVAFGLGGLRPCLMSFGADQFDDGDPSERVTKGSFFNWYVFNMYCASLVSSTGIVWVQDRYGWALGLTIPAAVLAVGLSCLVVGSRTCRFHRPGGSALTRVCQVVVAAVRNFGVEPPSDSSLLYDPREEDLAVQRIEHTPDLRFFDKAAVVVPSGKEVETAAASTPHSPWRLCIVTQVEETKILVRMLPLWATVVFFYAVLAQVSSTFVEQGMAMDAKVGSVRVPPASMSTFEVLTIIALVPLYDRAFVPAARRLTGREKGISGLQRIGAGLAMPVLAMAAAALLETARLRAAKASPLAPNSTSVLWQAPQYVLMGMGQVLTTIGQLDFFYSQAPAAMKTVCTALGFLAIAAGDYLSSFLLTVVQWATSTGGAPGWIPDNLNEGHLDRFFWMMAGLGCLNLMVFVSCAARYKEKNPIRPC